GAAGTTAAGCTCTTCAGCGCCGATGGTAGTTGGGGGATCTCCCCCTGTGAGAGTAGGACGTTGCCAGGCAAATTGATAGAAAACCAGTGCTTATTAGTTTAGGAGCTGGTTTTTTTGTGTTTTCTTTTAGCATGCATAATTACATAGATGCCCCCCATGCCGTCTAGTTGCCCTTACCATGCCCCCCTATGCCTCCCTGTCAATTCCAAACATATTCAACAAATACCCGTGCAAGTAAAAAGGGATTTTATCAGAAGCGATATTAAGGAAGTGATTAATTAAAGAAAGATCACTACTGTTAAAAGTATGGAGCAGCTCACCCCACCACTCTGTTTCATACCGACAGATCATGCTTAAGTTATATAACAACAGATAATGTGAGAGTATTTCCGGGAAAAAGGTTAACTGTTCTTTTTTCCTTGGGATATATAGCGCACACTTTTCATGGTTATATAACAGTGGTGAGTATTGGCAAGGTCTATTGTTTTCAACCTCGTTAAAGAGAATAGCATCGTCTTTTACGGAGTTAAAAACAAAGGAAGTTTGTTTTTGGAAGTGCTGTATGAATCGGTCTTTTGTCATTTTGTAGTCATCTAAAATGGATTGCGGCACTTGTATAACGCTATCTCCAACTTTCCCAACTGCTAAAAAAGGCGTTTTATTTTTAGTGATTTTAATGGTTGTTTCTAGTTCAGGAATGGAAAAGAGTAAATCCCGCATGGAGTACTTTGTTCCTTCTATTTGTTTCACATGGAACATTTTGTCGCTAAAGTGCGAAAAGAGGCCGTTTTTCTGGACTTTCACTTCATCTTGTAAAAATTCATAGCTTTGTTTCTTCCGTTTTCTTGTGGAAACCCCATGTGCCAATACAGATGTAGATTCTGGATAGGAAGGATCAACCGTTAACAAACAGGCCTTGATTAATTGAACCATTCCGTAAAACATGAGAACGGGTTTGATGGAAGTGGGCGTATTATTGGATTGTTGAAGGTAGGTCAGTCCATGTTCCACATAGTAAATAAAGCTATATGCATTGTTGTAGCTTTTTTGTTCAAATTGTTCAATTTGTTGTTTTTGGTAACTGGACTTTAGCAGTTTCTGGGCGGTTTCCACCGATTGAAATGGGTAAAATAAATGTAAGTATGGCGCTGTCAATGACTCCACGTCCTCATAGGAAATATTATAGTTAGAATAATTAGAAAAAATAAACTTATGTTACTGTCCTTGACAGTATTTTGTCCAGTTGATACTCTACTATAAATATTATCGAGAATAAGAAGGGGGAAAATTTTGTCATGTGGGAAAATAAATTTGCTAAAGAAGGTTTAACATTTGATGATGTTCTTTTAGTTCCATCCAAGTCTGAGGTTTTACCAAGGGATGTAGATTTGAAAGTGAAGTTGACCGAAACATTGCAATTAAACATTCCGATTATCAGTGCAGGGATGGATACAGTGACAGAAGCAGAGATGGCGATTGCGATGGCACGCCAAGGAGGCTTAGGTATTATTCACAAAAATATGTCCATTGAACAGCAGGCAGAGCAAGTGGATAAGGTGAAGCGTTCTGAGCGTGGCGTTATTACGGATCCGTTCTTCTTGACTCCTGAACATCAAGTGTTTGATGCGGAACACCTTATGGGGAAATACAGAATATCTGGAGTTCCTATCGTCAATAACAACGAAGAACTAAAATTGGTTGGTATTTTGACAAACCGTGATCTTCGATTCATTCAGGATTTCTCGATTCCCATTTCAGATGTCATGACAAAAGAAAACCTCGTAACTGCTTCTGTAGGAACCACATTAGAAGAAGCAGAGAGCATTTTACAGAAGTACAAGATTGAAAAGCTTCCTCTTGTGGATGAAGCTGGCGTATTAAAAGGACTTATTACCATTAAAGATATAGAGAAAGTAATTGAATTCCCACACTCTGCTAAAGATAACCAAGGGCGTCTGCTTGTAGGTGCTGCTGTTGGTGTGACGGGAGATACGATGCTTCGCGTTGAGAAGTTGGTCCAAAAAAGCGTGGATGCTATTGTAGTGGATACAGCACATGGTCATTCTCAAGGTGTACTGGATACGGTGAGTAAAATTAGAGATAAGTATCCTAACTTGAACATCATCGCTGGAAATGTTGCAACAGCAGAAGCTACACGAGATTTGGTGGCAGCCGGTGCGAATGTAGTAAAGGTCGGTATCGGGCCGGGCTCCATTTGTACAACACGAGTAGTTGCCGGTGTAGGTGTGCCGCAGATCACAGCAGTATATGATTGTGCAACTGAGGCACGCAAGCTCGGAGTATCCGTCATTGCAGATGGTGGAATCAAGTACTCCGGTGACATTGTCAAAGCACTTGCTGCTGGTGGACATGCAGTAATGCTAGGCAGCATGTTAGGTGGTACCTCTGAAAGCCCTGGGGAGACAGAAATTTTCCAAGGCAGACGTTTTAAAGTGTACCGCGGCATGGGGTCTGTTGGTGCAATGGAAAAAGGAAGTAAAGATCGTTATTTCCAAGAAGACAATAAGAAGTTTGTCCCTGAAGGTATTGAAGGCCGCATTCCTTATAAAGGACCAGTTGCAGACACTATTTACCAAATGGTGGGCGGTCTGCGGTCCGGCATGGGGTACTGTGGTACAAAAGACTTGCAAGCATTAAGAGAAAATGCGCAGTTTGTGAAAATGACAGGTGCCGGGCTTCGTGAAAGCCATCCGCATGATGTACAAATCACAAAAGAATCCCCTAACTATTCTGTTTAAGTAAGTGTCATAGGAGTTTAGTCTTATAAACAGACAGAGAAAGAAGTGGTCTTTCTCTGTCTATTTTTTTTGGACATAGTGTGATAAAATAACGACTATGTGAAAAAATTCTGGAGGTAAGACAAGGTGAAAAGAAGCTTTAAACAATTGTTCGTCAGTTTATTAGTACTTACGCTTATGGTTTCAATATTTCCTGGTAAATCTGCTCAAGCAGAAGAAAATGATTTTCTGAATATAAATGCGAAAGCTGCTATATTAATAGAATTTAATACAGGGAAAATTATCTATCAGAAAAACGTAGATGAGGCACTTCCTGTTGCAAGTATGACAAAGATGATGACGGAATACTTACTTCTTGAAGCAATTGAAGCTGGAAAATTGGATTGGTCAAAAGAAGTGATTCTAAGTGACTATGCACAAGCGATATCTCAAAAGTATCCTGAGCTATCCAATGTTCCTATGAGAAAGCAAGAACCTTACACAATTAAAGAACTCTATGAGGCGATGGCAATCTACTCTGCAAACGGAGCTACGATTGCACTGGCTGAGGCTATTGCAGGTTCAGAAACGAAATTTGTAGAAATGATGAATGCGAAAGCGGAAGAAATAGGATTAGAGAATTACAACTTCGTTAACTCTACAGGATTAAACAATGAAGACCTAGCAGTAGGTGGGGTTCCGATGCACCCTGAAGGAACGGATGCTAATGAAGAAACGACTCTTTCCGCTAAGGACACTGCAAAATTAGCACATCGTTTACTTACGGATTATCCTGAAATTTTGGATACAGCAAGCATTCCATTTAAGGTTTTCAGAGAAGGTACACCTGATGCGATAGATATGCCGAACTGGAATAAGATGTTGTTCACCGAAGAGCTAAAGGTGCAATTTGAAGGAATTGACGGATTGAAAACTGGTTCTACTGATGCAGCTGGTTTCAACTTTACCGGTACTGCTGAAAGAGATGGAATGAGAGTAATATCGGTTGTAATGAACACAACAAACGATGAAGGAGTCTCCACAGAGATTTCCCGTTTTATTGAAACGAAAAAATTAATGACTCATGCTTTCGGTAGTTACTCTGTACAAGAATTGTTTCCTGGAGAGTACCAAATTGAAGGCGAGTCCATTCTTCCTGTAACAAAAGGGAAAGAAGACAGTGTAGAAATTCAGACAAAAGAACCATTCAAGACACTTGTCAAAGATGGCAATAAAGATAACTTTAAACCTCAATTCGAAATCAACGAAAAGCTTCTGAACGAAGAAGGAGAATTAACAGCTCCGGTAAAAGAAGGAGATAGCGTTGGTGTAATGACAGTTACTCAGGAAGGCGGCCAGGATTACGGCTATCTTTTCGGTAACGATCAAGAAGGTTCAACAGTAGAGTTGGTAACTAAAGAAGGCGTGGAAAAAGCAAACTGGTTCGTATTATCCATGCGTGCAGTTGGCGGATTCTTTTCCGATCTCTGGTCCACAGTTGCTGGGGCAATTAAAGGATTATTTTAATTAAGAATTAATAATGCTTGAAGGCCCATCTTCACAGAGGATGGACTTTCAGGCATTTTCCTTATAGATGACTTACGCGTAATTTCATTTATCGGGGAAATACTACTTTATGATAAAAGGTTTCACAAAAGCCGAATCTTTCTAAATAGTGGCAGGGTAATCTTTCGATATTTTATTAGGATTTTTCTAAAATTTAAGGTAAAATAAAGAGCGTGTTAGTAAATTATATGGACTTGCTCCATTTTATGAAAAAATATTTTATACATATAGGGGGACTTATCGATGACACATCAAACAGGTACAGATCGTGTAAAACGTGGAATGGCGGAAATGCAAAAGGGCGGCGTTATCATGGACGTTGTCAATGCTGAGCAGGCGAAAATTGCAGAAGAAGCTGGTGCAGTTGCTGTAATGGCATTAGAGCGTGTTCCTGCTGATATTCGTGCAGCTGGTGGAGTTGCCCGCATGGCAGATCCAACGATTGTGGAAGAAGTAATGAAAGCTGTATCCATCCCGGTAATGGCGAAAGCTCGTATCGGCCATATCGTAGAAGCTCGCGTATTGGAAGCAATGGGTGTGGATTACATCGATGAGAGTGAAGTATTGACTCCAGCGGATGAGGAGTATCACTTGGACAAGCGTCAATACAAAGTACCATTCGTATGTGGTTGCCGTGATCTTGGAGAAGCTGCACGTCGTATTGGTGAAGGTGCATCTATGCTTCGTACTAAAGGGGAGCCAGGGACAGGAAACATCGTGGAAGCGGTTCGTCACATCCGTAAAGTGAACGCACAAGTTCGCAAAGTGGTTGGGATGAATGAAGATGAATTGATGACAGAAGCAAAACTATTAGGTGCTCCTTTTGAGTTGCTTCTTGAAATCAAGCGTACTGGTAAACTTCCGGTAGTAAACTTTGCAGCAGGCGGAATTGCAACTCCAGCTGATGCAGCGTTAATGATGCAATTGGGTTCTGACGGGGTATTTGTTGGTTCTGGTATCTTCAAATCCGAAAACCCTGCGAAATTTGCTCGTGCAATCGTAGAAGCGACTACTCATTACCAAGATTATGAACTGATTGCAAGCCTGTCCAAAGGATTGGGTACAGCGATGAAAGGCATCGAAATTTCTACACTATTACCTGAAAATCGCATGCAAGAGCGTGGCTGGTAAGTAAAGGAGTTTTAACGTATGGTGAAAGTTGGGGTCTTAGGACTTCAAGGTGCGGTTCGGGAGCATGTTAGATCCATCGAAGCATCTGGAGCAGAAGCAGTAGTAGTAAAAAGAGCAGAACAGCTTTTTGAATTAGACGGCCTGATTATACCGGGAGGCGAAAGCACGACGATGCGCCGACTGATTGATAAGTATTCTTTCATGGAGCCATTGCGCGAATTCGGTGCAAGCGGCAAGCCTGTTTTTGGTACATGTGCCGGACTGATATTGATTGCAAATGAAATTGTTGGCTATGATGAGCCGCACTTGGCATTTATGGATGCGAAGGTGGAGCGTAACTCATTCGGACGTCAGGTGGACAGCTTTGAAGCAGAACTCGATATTGCAGGAATAGCAGAAGATTTCGTTGGTGTCTTCATCCGTGCTCCGCATATTGTGGAAGTGGGAGAAGATGTGGAAGTTCTCTGTAAGCATAACGGCCGTATTGTAGCTGCTCGTCAGGATCAATTCTTAGGTTGTTCGTTCCACCCGGAATTGACGGATGACCACCGTATTACACAGTATTTCGTCAATATGGTGAAAGAGTCCCAATAAATTTGGGTATAAAACTATTGCAAGTATGAGAAACTTGTAGTAGATTATCTAATAAGAAAATATTGTTAAAGCGTTGATAGGAAAAAGTAGCAGGTTGCTCATACTTGAAGAGAGTCGGTGGTTGGTGAGAACCGATGTATGACATTTGCGAATCCATCCTTGAGCACTTGGCCGAATTGCCTCTAACAGGCATAGTAAGTCAATTCGGTAATATTATTACCGTTATCGAATGAAGTGGGAGAAGGCGTTTGGTCTTTTTCAACAAGGGTGGCAACACGGGAATATAACTCTCGTCCCTATTTAGGGGACGGGGGTTTTTTGTGTTCTCAAGATTTCTGCGGAACTCCCTGCTGATTTCCGTTCCAGGTATTCGCTTTCCGCGGGGCGTGTGCTTGAGCCTCCTCACTTCGTTGCGGGGTCTCAACCTACCGCTACCTCCCGCCGGAGTCTCATAACTTGCACTACAATCACCAGGGGATGACCCTATGGCTATTCGTTATTTTGGAAGAAAAAAAGGAGGAATAAGACATGTTGGATATGAAGTTATTGCGTGGGAATTTTGAGGAGATAAAGGGGAAGCTTCAGCATCGAGGGGAAGATCTTTCTGATTTGGACCGCTTTGAAGAGCTCGATGCGAAAAGAAGAGACCTTCTTGTTCAGACAGAGCAGTTAAAAAGTAAACGAAATGAGGTTTCTCAGCAGATTGCTGTCATGAAACGCGAAAAGCAGGATGCTGATCACTTGATTAAGGAAATGCGCGAGGTAGGGGACAAAGTAAAGGATCTGGATGAAGAGTTAAGAAGTGTAGAAGAAGCGCTTGAACTGCTACTTTTATCTATTCCAAACATCCCTCATCAAAGTGTTCCTGTTGGAGAAACAGAGGATGACAATGTGGAAATCCGTAAATGGGGCGAGATTCCAAACTTCGGATTTGAAGCGAAAGCGCATTGGGATATTGCGGATGAGCTTGGCGTCATAGATTTTGAACGAGCGGGTAAGGTTACAGGTAGCCGTTTTGTTTTCTATCGTGGCTTAGGTGCGAGGCTTGAGAGAGCATTATTCAACTTCATGTTGGATTTACATGTAGATGAGCATGGGTACACAGAAGTGTTACCGCCTTACTTGGTAAACCGTGCGAGCATGACTGGTACAGGACAGCTTCCTAAGTTTGAAGAAGATGCATTCTTAATTGAGAAAGAAGATTACTTCTTGGTTCCGACAGCAGAGGTTCCGATTACGAATATGCACCGCGATGAGATCTTAAGTGGTGATCAATTGCCAATCAATTATGCGGCATTTAGTGCTTGCTTCCGCTCTGAGGCTGGATCTGCAGGTCGTGATACTCGTGGATTGATTCGTCAGCATCAGTTCAATAAAGTAGAGCTTGTGAAATTTGTAAAACCAGAAGAATCTTATGAAGAGCTGGAGAAATTGACTGGTAATGCGGAAAAAGTATTGCAACTGCTTGGACTTCCCTACCGAGTGTTGAGCATGTGTACAGCAGATCTTGGCTTTACAGCAGCAAAGAAATATGACATTGAAGTATGGATCCCAAGTCAGGAAACATACCGTGAAATTTCTTCTTGCAGTAATTTCGAGAGCTTCCAGGCACGCCGTGCAGGCATCCGTTTCCGTCGCGATCCAAAAGCTAAACCAGAACATGTGCATACGCTGAATGGATCTGGACTTGCGGTTGGACGTACGGTGGCGGCGATTATGGAAAACTATCAACAAGAAGACGGTACTGTCATCATTCCTGAAGTATTGCGCCCATATATGGGTGGGAAAGAAATTTTGACTAAATAGTGAACAATGGAAGGATAGAATGAAAAATCTCTATCCTTCTCTTGTATCTTGTTGACATCCTTTTCGGAAATATGATATATTACTCTTTGTCATACGGAGGAATACCCAAGTCTGGCTGAAGGGATCGGTCTTGAAAACCGACAGGGGTGTCAAAGCCCGCGGGGGTTCGAATCCCTCTTCCTCCTCCATTGATTTTAAAGAATGTTTTACCGATAGCGCATAAACTGGAGTATGTTCGTTACATTATGGAGAAGTAACGACTTTTTTATTGCCTGAGATGAAGCGACGTCATCTTTTCGGCAATCTGTAAGCTGCCCAATTAGGGTGGCTTATTTTTTTTGCTTATAGAAAAAAAGACCGGACATTTAACCGGTCTTTTTGTATATCTTTTATTTTTTTAGTAACTGTGATTGCTTCATGTGGTGGGAGATCTTTTCGATAATCGGTTCTACGGAATCTGAATTCTTCAGTACATCGTATTCGTTGATGTTTAAACGCAGGACAGGGCATGCGTGGAAATTATTGATCCATTTTTCGTAGCGCTCATGCATTTCCTCCCAATAGGAGATCGGAGTCTGCTGTTCCATTGGGCGCCCGCGTTCTTGGATGCGGCCAAGGATATCATCCAGGCTTCCTTCTAGGTAAATCAAAAGGTCAGGATGAGGGAAGTAAGGTGTCATCACCATTGCTTCAAACAGGCTGGTGTACGTGTCATAGTCGACCTGTGTCATTGTGCCCTTCTCATAATGCATGTTGGCAAAGATGCCGGTGTCTTCGTAGATGGAGCGGTCTTGAATAAAGCCGCCGCCATATTCAAAGATTTTTTTCTGGTCTTTAAAACGTTCTGCCAGAAAGTAAATTTGTAAATGAAAGCTCCAGCGCTCGAAATCTGCATAAAACTTATCTAAGTATGGGTTGGTGTCTACTTTTTCAAAAGATGTACGAAATCCAAGGGCATTTGCCAATGCATTCGTCATCGTAGATTTACCGACTCCCACTGTTCCGGCAATCGTAATGACCGCGTTAGAAGGGATGCCGTATTTTTGACGTAAATTCATTATACGTTAACTCCTTTATTCAAGGTATCTTTCAACTGTTGGAAGATACGCTGTAGGTCTTCATCTCGTTGTACAAAGTCAACCTCGTCTCCGTTAAAGCGCAGGATCGGCAGGGAAGGGTATTGTTCTTCGAGGCGATCCATTTCTTCATCATAATCAAGACTTAGCTGTTGAAGGTATAGCGGATCAATTTTCTTTTCGATATCACGGCCACGCTTTTCGATTCTTGTTAGTAGCGTGTCCAGACTTGCATTTAAATAAATGATGACATTTGGTCTTGGCATGTCTTCTGTTAGAATATCGTAGATTCTAAGGTATTTATCGTACTGCTTGTCCTTTAGTGTGCGTTTAGCGAAAATAAGGTTTTTTAGAATATGATAATCAGCTACTACCGGTTTATGTTGCTTTAGGTGATGCTGATCGATGTCTTCGAGTTGTTTGTATCTATTGCATAGGAAAAACATTTCCGTTTGAAAACTCCACTCGTCGATGTTTTCGTAGAATTTTCCTAGGAATGGATTTTCGTCTACTATTTCTTTTAATAATTGATATTGGAACTCTTCTGCAATTTTTTTTGCAAGTGAGGTCTTTCCAACACCAATGGGTCCTTCAACTGTTATAAATGGTGTTGCTTGCACCAGGATGCCCCCTTTATAAGCGTGTGACTACATCAATATTTTGACAGACAATAAGTATTCTATCATAGATATGAGGGTTGTGGAGGAACAATTTGAGGGAGGTTAGGGATTGGATATAACGGGTCGATCTCCGTTCCAGGCGCTTCGCTTGCCTGCGGGCGTCTGCGCGCCTTCCACTACGATCAACTAGGTTACTGCATGAAATATTAAAGGACCGGGTTTCCCCAGTCCTTAGTAGTAGTAATAGTAACGTTCGGTTGGGTTTTTGACGACGTTGAAGTTATCGGTGATCAGAAGCCAGTTTTGCGGGAAAGGCAGGCCGAGCTTCCAATAGCTGATACCGCGTATGTTGAGTTCTTTTATGAGATTAAATTTAGCCTGTATGGACCGTGCGTCTTCAAACCAGACTTCGTGCTCCTTGCCGTCTTTTGTATAGTTAAAGTGGGGTGCCTGTGCCTCTTCGTCGTAAGCAATAGCAACATTGTTGTTGGCTGCAAGTTCTATGGCTGCCTGCGGGCTTATCGCTTTAGCAAATTCTCCGCCTTGGACAAAGGGAAGCGTCCAGTCATATCCATAGAGATTTTGCCCCATCATAATTTTTTCACTCGGCATTTCCGTAATGGCGTATTCTAGTACTTCTCGGACAGGACCAATCGGAGAGACTGCCATCGGTGGACCTCCGCTATATCCCCACTCATAGGTCATAATGACGACAAAATCAACAATTTCGCCGTGTGTTTTGTAGTCATGGGCTTCATACCACTTTCCTTTTTGGTCGGCCTTTGTTTTGGGAGCTAGGGCGGTGGAGATAAGCCATCCTTCCTTTTTAAACCGATCCCGTGCCTTTCTTAAAAATGTATTGTAGGCTTCTTTATCTGCCGGTCGTAAATATTCAAAGTCAAAGTGAATGTCTTTGAAGTTATATTTTTTGGCAGTGGCAACGACATTATCCAGGAATTTGTTTTGAACCTGCATATCTGTCAGGATGATGCGACCAAGTTCGTCACTGAAACCATCCTCTTCTAAATTGGTTAACACCATCATTAAAATGACATTGTCTTCTGCAGCGATGGCAGGCAGATTAGTCAATGGTGGTTCCTTTAATGAACCATCTCGCAATACCTGAAAACTGAATGGTGCGAGGTAGGTTAAATAGGGAGCGGCATTGCGCGAGCTCTGTTGGAGTTCTTGTGATACGGTGTTTCCGCGAGGCTCCACATACGCATTGATTTCCGCTTCTCGTTTTGGTTGTGGTGGAATATAAAGGCGTAGCCCCACTCGCAAAGGAGCGGCAGGATTTAATTGGTTTATATCAATTAACTGTTCAGGTGTAATGTTGTATCTTCTGGCTATAGAAAAAATCGTATCTCCCTGTTGGACAAAATAAAAACGCCCCACAATTGGGATCACCAGTGCCTGGCCGACAACGAGCCTGTCGGGGTTGGGAAGATCATTGGCTTCTATAATATCCTGTGGGGTTGTGGCATATGCCTGTGCAATCCCGCTTAGCGACTGTCCTTGGCTTACGACATGTATTTGCATGGTTCGTCCCTCCTATTCAATATCCTTTACCAATGTATGAACGGGTCAGGGGATTCATGCAAGCAACCTTACTGTTGACTTAGAAACTTCTCTGTTGGACTGACATCGGCCTTTAACACATTTTCCATCATGCGTAATGCGTACATATGGTCGTCATCATCTGCAGAAGCTATTGCATCACTGGGGATTACTAACTCAAACTCCCGCATATAGGCATCATTTGCTGTGAACAGAACACATATATTCCCTGCAAGTCCCGTAAGGATAAGTTTCTTAACATGAAGTTGAGAGAGCAAGGTATGCAATGCCGTCCCAAAAAAGGCAGAATGTTTTGGCTTGATGAGGAAAAAGTCGTCACCAGAAGGATACAATGCCTTCATGATCGGATCGCTCCATTTGTTTGTGCATTTATCCATGATTTTGTCGTAATCGGCCTGCCATAAGTTATAATGGTCATTAATATAGATAACGGGAAGTCCTTTCTTATGCATGACTTCCTTGATTGCTTTAATATTTGGGACAATCTTGGTTGTTTTTTCTGCAAGGATGCTTCCGTGTTTAAACTGAAAATCATTGATGATATCGATTATTAATAGAGCCGTTTGTTTCATTATGTAAAATCACCTCTGAAGGTTAGTCTATGGAAAAGAGGTGGAGAATATAAATATGCAAGGAAAAGAAGGGAAAGGTCTAAAATGCAAGATGAACATTTTATGAAGTTGGCGATAGAAGAGGCGAAAAAAGCGGAGGCGCTAAAGGAAGTACCAATTGGTGCCGTTCTTGTGCATGATGGAAAAGTTATCTCTAAAGGATATAACCTACGGGAGACCACTCAAAGGTCCATTACCCACGCCGAAATAATGGTCATTGATCAAGCGTGTGAAGCTTTGCAAACATGGAGATTAGAAGAAGCCACTTTATATGTAACATTGGAACCATGTCCCATGTGTGCCGGAGCGATCATCCAATCGCGCATTAAGAAAGTAGTATATGGTGCCAAGGATCCAAAAGCGGGTTGTGCAGGTACGCTAATGAACATATTGCAAGATTCTCGATTTAACCACCAAACAGAAGTAGTAAGTGGTATAATGGAAGAAGAATGTGGGGAATTGCTGTCCTCCTTTTTCAAAAAGCTTCGTCAGCAGAAAAAAGAGAAGAAACTCCGTGAATCAAACTCCTAATAATTTACAGGAGTAGACGGTTGCATTTTTCACTCTTACCCGTTATACTAAATTATGCGTCGAGTTAATGACGCAACCAACTTATGGTTTTAATTTTGTCGTGCTAAGCGGGGAGGTAGCGGTGCCCTGAACTCGCAATCCGCTCTAGCGAGGCTGAATCCCTTCTCGAGGTTAGTAGA
This window of the Sutcliffiella horikoshii genome carries:
- a CDS encoding YaaC family protein produces the protein MTAPYLHLFYPFQSVETAQKLLKSSYQKQQIEQFEQKSYNNAYSFIYYVEHGLTYLQQSNNTPTSIKPVLMFYGMVQLIKACLLTVDPSYPESTSVLAHGVSTRKRKKQSYEFLQDEVKVQKNGLFSHFSDKMFHVKQIEGTKYSMRDLLFSIPELETTIKITKNKTPFLAVGKVGDSVIQVPQSILDDYKMTKDRFIQHFQKQTSFVFNSVKDDAILFNEVENNRPCQYSPLLYNHEKCALYIPRKKEQLTFFPEILSHYLLLYNLSMICRYETEWWGELLHTFNSSDLSLINHFLNIASDKIPFYLHGYLLNMFGIDREA
- the guaB gene encoding IMP dehydrogenase, with the translated sequence MWENKFAKEGLTFDDVLLVPSKSEVLPRDVDLKVKLTETLQLNIPIISAGMDTVTEAEMAIAMARQGGLGIIHKNMSIEQQAEQVDKVKRSERGVITDPFFLTPEHQVFDAEHLMGKYRISGVPIVNNNEELKLVGILTNRDLRFIQDFSIPISDVMTKENLVTASVGTTLEEAESILQKYKIEKLPLVDEAGVLKGLITIKDIEKVIEFPHSAKDNQGRLLVGAAVGVTGDTMLRVEKLVQKSVDAIVVDTAHGHSQGVLDTVSKIRDKYPNLNIIAGNVATAEATRDLVAAGANVVKVGIGPGSICTTRVVAGVGVPQITAVYDCATEARKLGVSVIADGGIKYSGDIVKALAAGGHAVMLGSMLGGTSESPGETEIFQGRRFKVYRGMGSVGAMEKGSKDRYFQEDNKKFVPEGIEGRIPYKGPVADTIYQMVGGLRSGMGYCGTKDLQALRENAQFVKMTGAGLRESHPHDVQITKESPNYSV
- a CDS encoding D-alanyl-D-alanine carboxypeptidase family protein; translated protein: MKRSFKQLFVSLLVLTLMVSIFPGKSAQAEENDFLNINAKAAILIEFNTGKIIYQKNVDEALPVASMTKMMTEYLLLEAIEAGKLDWSKEVILSDYAQAISQKYPELSNVPMRKQEPYTIKELYEAMAIYSANGATIALAEAIAGSETKFVEMMNAKAEEIGLENYNFVNSTGLNNEDLAVGGVPMHPEGTDANEETTLSAKDTAKLAHRLLTDYPEILDTASIPFKVFREGTPDAIDMPNWNKMLFTEELKVQFEGIDGLKTGSTDAAGFNFTGTAERDGMRVISVVMNTTNDEGVSTEISRFIETKKLMTHAFGSYSVQELFPGEYQIEGESILPVTKGKEDSVEIQTKEPFKTLVKDGNKDNFKPQFEINEKLLNEEGELTAPVKEGDSVGVMTVTQEGGQDYGYLFGNDQEGSTVELVTKEGVEKANWFVLSMRAVGGFFSDLWSTVAGAIKGLF
- the pdxS gene encoding pyridoxal 5'-phosphate synthase lyase subunit PdxS, whose amino-acid sequence is MTHQTGTDRVKRGMAEMQKGGVIMDVVNAEQAKIAEEAGAVAVMALERVPADIRAAGGVARMADPTIVEEVMKAVSIPVMAKARIGHIVEARVLEAMGVDYIDESEVLTPADEEYHLDKRQYKVPFVCGCRDLGEAARRIGEGASMLRTKGEPGTGNIVEAVRHIRKVNAQVRKVVGMNEDELMTEAKLLGAPFELLLEIKRTGKLPVVNFAAGGIATPADAALMMQLGSDGVFVGSGIFKSENPAKFARAIVEATTHYQDYELIASLSKGLGTAMKGIEISTLLPENRMQERGW
- the pdxT gene encoding pyridoxal 5'-phosphate synthase glutaminase subunit PdxT, coding for MVKVGVLGLQGAVREHVRSIEASGAEAVVVKRAEQLFELDGLIIPGGESTTMRRLIDKYSFMEPLREFGASGKPVFGTCAGLILIANEIVGYDEPHLAFMDAKVERNSFGRQVDSFEAELDIAGIAEDFVGVFIRAPHIVEVGEDVEVLCKHNGRIVAARQDQFLGCSFHPELTDDHRITQYFVNMVKESQ
- the serS gene encoding serine--tRNA ligase, encoding MLDMKLLRGNFEEIKGKLQHRGEDLSDLDRFEELDAKRRDLLVQTEQLKSKRNEVSQQIAVMKREKQDADHLIKEMREVGDKVKDLDEELRSVEEALELLLLSIPNIPHQSVPVGETEDDNVEIRKWGEIPNFGFEAKAHWDIADELGVIDFERAGKVTGSRFVFYRGLGARLERALFNFMLDLHVDEHGYTEVLPPYLVNRASMTGTGQLPKFEEDAFLIEKEDYFLVPTAEVPITNMHRDEILSGDQLPINYAAFSACFRSEAGSAGRDTRGLIRQHQFNKVELVKFVKPEESYEELEKLTGNAEKVLQLLGLPYRVLSMCTADLGFTAAKKYDIEVWIPSQETYREISSCSNFESFQARRAGIRFRRDPKAKPEHVHTLNGSGLAVGRTVAAIMENYQQEDGTVIIPEVLRPYMGGKEILTK
- a CDS encoding deoxynucleoside kinase, whose amino-acid sequence is MNLRQKYGIPSNAVITIAGTVGVGKSTMTNALANALGFRTSFEKVDTNPYLDKFYADFERWSFHLQIYFLAERFKDQKKIFEYGGGFIQDRSIYEDTGIFANMHYEKGTMTQVDYDTYTSLFEAMVMTPYFPHPDLLIYLEGSLDDILGRIQERGRPMEQQTPISYWEEMHERYEKWINNFHACPVLRLNINEYDVLKNSDSVEPIIEKISHHMKQSQLLKK
- a CDS encoding deoxynucleoside kinase, whose protein sequence is MQATPFITVEGPIGVGKTSLAKKIAEEFQYQLLKEIVDENPFLGKFYENIDEWSFQTEMFFLCNRYKQLEDIDQHHLKQHKPVVADYHILKNLIFAKRTLKDKQYDKYLRIYDILTEDMPRPNVIIYLNASLDTLLTRIEKRGRDIEKKIDPLYLQQLSLDYDEEMDRLEEQYPSLPILRFNGDEVDFVQRDEDLQRIFQQLKDTLNKGVNV
- a CDS encoding glycoside hydrolase family 18 protein, producing MQIHVVSQGQSLSGIAQAYATTPQDIIEANDLPNPDRLVVGQALVIPIVGRFYFVQQGDTIFSIARRYNITPEQLIDINQLNPAAPLRVGLRLYIPPQPKREAEINAYVEPRGNTVSQELQQSSRNAAPYLTYLAPFSFQVLRDGSLKEPPLTNLPAIAAEDNVILMMVLTNLEEDGFSDELGRIILTDMQVQNKFLDNVVATAKKYNFKDIHFDFEYLRPADKEAYNTFLRKARDRFKKEGWLISTALAPKTKADQKGKWYEAHDYKTHGEIVDFVVIMTYEWGYSGGPPMAVSPIGPVREVLEYAITEMPSEKIMMGQNLYGYDWTLPFVQGGEFAKAISPQAAIELAANNNVAIAYDEEAQAPHFNYTKDGKEHEVWFEDARSIQAKFNLIKELNIRGISYWKLGLPFPQNWLLITDNFNVVKNPTERYYYYY